The DNA region gagagaagaatgACTGGCCCAGCACACCAAAGGTCCGAGCTTCGCTGGTTGGTTTCAACCGAGTAAGTCCTACCCACATAGAGTACACTCTAGAACCGGAAAGCTAACCAACTCTCATAGCCCGCTGTCACCAACCTacccttctcatccttccccATCCCCCAGACAAAGTTTACCAAACTCTATCTCGCCCCTGGCGAAAAGTTCTCCCCCAACCCAGTCTCGACAGTTGGAACCGGTTCCTACGACGCTTCATTTGTCCCCAAGAACCCCATCcttggcggcgaggagctCTTTTTTAAGCAAAAGTTCACCAAACAGACCTGGCTCCTCGGATACTCATGGGTCGTTCTCAACATTTCCAACGATAGCCACGACGATATTGATGTGTTTGTGCAACTTGGCAAGGCGGACGCTTCTGGAAACCAGCTGATCAACATGAATGTCCCTCTCACGGAACTCATTCCTCCTGTCAAGGAGGTCTCTGAGGCTGCAGACACATGTTTCCTCAAGTACTCTGGCCCTACTGGTTCTCTACGAGGAAGCCATGCTGTTAGCAAGGTGACTCCTAAGCCTGGAACATTCACCGGTGACTGGCCTGACTACACGCACACCACTAGAAAGTCCATCCCTGCTGGCACCGTCACTCGACTTGAGGTCCCGATTTGGCCCACTGGAATTATCTTTGACGAGGGTGAATACCTCACGCTCAAGATTTCTGGTCATTACATGAGTTACATGGAGTTTGACTTCCTGTATGGGGTTTCTCATAGAAACAAGGGCCGGCACACTGTTCATTTTGGTGCGGAGTTTGACAGCCATCTCGTTGTTCCTCTGCTTGACCCTATCAACTAAGCACCTCCAGAACAGAGTGCCCATAGAATAGTAAAGATAGATTGCCATTTGAATTACGAGATTAGTGTTGCCTTGAATTGGATTCTGCATCCCACTCACCATTGGCTCATGTGCTTATCACGCTAATCAATGCTGATGTAGCCTCGGACATCTCGTCTATCTATCTGGAACCCGTATGTGTGGTAACTCGGCGGTTCAGTTAGGCAACTTCAACCCGGATAACCCTAGTCTGGCTGATGTACCTTTTTAGAGTAATGTTATTGTGGTGAGGAAAAATGATAAAATTCTTGATCTAAGGCCAGTAAGAATTTGAATTAGGGTTTCATAAAAAACCACATGATTCATAATGCCTCGGCATTATCTCATGCCTGGGGCACAGTATGCAACCCTCATGCTGTTGGCCCGTACCTTGCCACCATGGGCCAATCAAACACAACTTTGGAGCTGGGAATGCAACATTTGGCGTGCCCTGCCATTCAATGAGCAGTCGCCATTCGTCCGTCTTGCTCCCGGCTGAATCCAGGGGGGCATGGTTGTGATGTGATATGATGTCCGCCCACTTCAGACCCCATTCCTCTCCCTCATTGACTCTCCCCCCTCTTCCCCCACGAGGCTTTTTCTCTGGCTTCATGTACGCCTCTCGACTCTTTAAGGCTACTTAACGAAGATCTAAGGTCAAATTCACTATGGCTGAACACCCTCCCACATCCGATCCGACTCCATCGGCAGAGGAAAGACCCGCAAACATCAATGTCGATGTAAGCCAAGCATTGCGGGTTATCCGGTATTAATCTGACGACTTAGGTTGACTCCGACGACCACGATTCTGCATTGGACGGGGTAAGCACAACAGAGCTCACACGGACTGTGACACGATATCTGAGCTAACGGGGGCGCCTAGATCTCCGCTTTCAGTGACACGGCATCTCTTGCATCGAGTATCGTCAAGTACCGGGTCGAGAATGGCCGCACTTATCACGCCTATAAGGCTGGATGTCAGATGACTACATCCTCAACTTCATTCAGCACTAACAAAATCTCTTAGCTTACATCCTGCCAAATGACGATGTGCGAATTTCTTTGTCAAGAGGTTTGATGAGACTTTACTAACTAGCAGATTGTAGCAAGAGAACGACCGTCTAGGTAACTATAATCCACATTTTGTTCACTCTTTTGATTAGGATGTCTAATAATTTCTAGATCAACAGCACCACCTCGCTCTTCTGACCCTGAAGGGTCAACTCTTCATCTCACCGGTGGGCAAAGATAAGCAGATGAAACGTGTCCTGGACGTCGGATGCGGCACTGGAATTTGGTCAATGGACTTTGGTAGGCCCCTTACCTCGCCACTCAAGTTAGGGTCTGACAAATCCAGCTGATGAGCACCCGGAGGTCGAGGTCTGTGGTATAATGCCCATCAATCTGGTTCACAACTCATCTGCTTCAGGTTCTTGGTGTCGACCTCAGTCCTATTCAGCCAACCTTGTGAGACATTGGGCTCAACAAATGAGATATGAGACGCTAACCGCAACTAGTGTTCCACCGAATGTCTCATTTTtcgtcgatgatgttgaggaagagTGGACCTACACCAGTCCATTTGACTTTATCTACCTCCGTGCCATGACAGGGTCGATTCGCAGTTGGCCTAAATTATTTAGTCAAGCCTATCAGTGAGTGTTCCAGAAGGGTTATCATATAAAGACAGCTAAATGGGTGAAGGAACCTCTCTCCTGGTGGGTTCATTGAGCTCATGGACCCTATTTATCCCGTAACCAGCGACGATGAAACGGTATCAAAAGACACTGCCGTATACAAGTGGAGTAGTTTGATGAATGAGGCAGCTACAAAGATGGGAAGTGGCCTTGATTCTGGTCTACGCTACAAGGATCAGCTCATAGAAGCCGGCTTCGTCAATGTCGTGGAGACGCCGTACAAATGGCCAATGAACACCTGGCCAAAGGATAAGAAGATTAAGGAGCTAGGTACTGTCTCTTTCTCTCTGAAAGCCTTAGCCCATACTAATAGAGATAAGGAGCTTGGGGGAATGTAAACCTTGtgggaggagctcaagggtTAAGCCTGGCTCTCTTCACCAAGGTGCTGGGATGGAGCCCGGAGGAGCTCGAAGTCTTTCTTGTCAACGTTCGAAAAGACTTGTGCGATAAGAAGCTCCATGGGTATTGGCGAGTGTAAGTGTCTGGAAATACCCCTATGGAAGAGAGCTGTGCTGACTTGATGAAGCAATGTGGTCTACGGGCAGAAACCTGAGTGAAAGAGAAGCATGACTCTATTGGAAGTATTCATTTCCCCGACTTGAGTGTATTTCTTTTGGTTAAGTTGAATCCCAGGACGGTTCATGTGCTTCTCTTCAGTTGCGCGTATTCCACACTGGCACACAACTTATGCATAAATCACCGTATCTAAGGTGCCAAAGATAATGATTTGAGGGAAACATCAATTTTCAAATGCGTCTCGGACTATGtatatctctctcttccaaATACAACATGAAATGTATGCAACTAGCTTCTCAAGATGGCTTCAATGGCCGCTTTCAGCTGCTCTACATGGCCCCTGCTAGACCTCGCCCCTCTCCAAGCAATGAAGCCATCAGGTCGCACAAGGATTGCCTCACCAACCTTCAAGCGGCACTTCTCCTCCACAGCCCCTTCCAAGTCTCTGTACGGAGCGGAGGTAGCGTTCAGAGTGTGGACATCGAGCGTAATGGGGCTTTCACTGGCGGCTTGAATCCAAAGAGAATCAGGGTCGATGGTGACGAGCAAAAAGTTCCTCTTGACGAGGTCGATAGTCGAGATTGTGTTCCCAGGATTGGAAGTGTCCCGGAGAAAAACGTGTGGAAACCTGGATCCTGGGACAGCAGTTGGCTGATAGGGATCGTCGTACAGCTCCTTTGGGACTTGATGGCCCTCCTCTGGAACAAAGGCACCTTTGGGATATCTATAGCCAAGCTCAATAGCAACATCTGGGGCTTCGGGGGCAGCCGGATGTTGCACGACAACTCGGTTCTGGAACCGGCTGTATGCCTGAAGAACAGTAAACTCGTCTATGGGCTGCCTCTCAGAGTTGTATGAGTAGAGCAGAGAGTGCGAGGCTTTTCCGGTCAGGACATAGGCGAGCTTCCAGGCAAGATTGTGCGCATCCTATGCAAGACAAGTCAGTCAAGTAACGCAGAAGAAGTCGTGGATATTTACCGCAATTCCGGTGTTGCCGCCCAGGCCTCCCGTTGGCGGCATAATGTGAGCAGCATCGCCAGCAAGAAAGACTCGACCACCCTTGCTGTTAAACCGCCCGGCGGTATACGCAGCCATAGTCCAGTAGTTCATGGTTTGGAGCTCGGGAGTAATTTGATCCGGAGTGAGACCCGAGCAGTCGTAAAAGTATTGCCTTGCTTCTTCCACAGAGACAGATCCTGGTGGGAAATCGCCCTTCGTACCGACGTTGTTGACCATGAGTAGACCCTGCTTGCCTTCATTCTCCAAGCGGAAACCTCCGCCGATCTTCTCATTGGCAACGTAGATGACACCGTGAACCATCCTCTTGCCGATAAAGGGACTCAGATCGGACTTGAAGCTCACGCTCAGGCTGTTTCGCAGAACACCAGGTCCCT from Fusarium keratoplasticum isolate Fu6.1 chromosome 12, whole genome shotgun sequence includes:
- a CDS encoding FAD-binding-3 domain-containing protein; the protein is MAATARQVDETFSSSNLEKDKFTKIDHSGIPLEKEEWPVIIIGSSMVGKTLGLLLGYHGIKSMSFDRHAAAGTHPRAAGLNFRTSEILRQLGLEEFTLQQSGKEFDLNAGMLLVEKLVGGKVLKHLQEHDPEKVKNITPSSWVWISQRMFEPILGANADKYDSVQLHGHEVLLYEEQEDGVIVVVKELSSGKIKKFKATYVVACDGNRSPTRQKEGISWEGPGVLRNSLSVSFKSDLSPFIGKRMVHGVIYVANEKIGGGFRLENEGKQGLLMVNNVGTKGDFPPGSVSVEEARQYFYDCSGLTPDQITPELQTMNYWTMAAYTAGRFNSKGGRVFLAGDAAHIMPPTGGLGGNTGIADAHNLAWKLAYVLTGKASHSLLYSYNSERQPIDEFTVLQAYSRFQNRVVVQHPAAPEAPDVAIELGYRYPKGAFVPEEGHQVPKELYDDPYQPTAVPGSRFPHVFLRDTSNPGNTISTIDLVKRNFLLVTIDPDSLWIQAASESPITLDVHTLNATSAPYRDLEGAVEEKCRLKVGEAILVRPDGFIAWRGARSSRGHVEQLKAAIEAILRS